TGCCATTGCGGCGCCGGCGCCGCTGTTCAGCGCGTTGTTGAACTACCGCCACAACACCGCGGCGGTCGCCACCGCAACCGATGACAGTCTGGTGGGCGTGGAATGGCTGGGCGGGGAGGAGCGCACCAATTATCCGCTGACCTTGTCAGTGGAGGATTTTGGCGAGGCGCTCGGGCTGACGGCGCAGGTGGCGGAGCCTATCTCGGCGGATCGGATCTGCGGCTACATGCAGCGGGCGCTCGAGCAGCTGGCAGAGGCGCTGGAGCGGGCGCCGGACACGCCGGTGCGGGAGCTGGACATCCTGCCAGCGGACGAGCGTACCTATCTGCTGGAGGAGCTGAACCGGACGGCGGCACCGTATCCTGCGGACAAGTGCATCCAGGAGCTGTTCGAGGCGCAGGTGCGCAAGGCGCCGGAGGCGGTGGCGCTGGTCTATCAGGACCAGCGCGTAAGCTATGGCGCGCTCAATGCGCACGCCAACCAGCTGGCGCATCATCTGATCGCCCTCGGGGTGAAGCCGGATCAGCCGGTGGCAATCTGCGTTGCGCGCAGTCCGCTGATGGTGGTGGGGCTTTTGGCGATCCTGAAGGCCGGCGGGGCGTATGTGCCGCTGGACCCGGCCTATCCGTCGGCGCGGTTGCGCCAGGTGCTGGAGGATGCGGCGCCGCGGCTGCTGCTGACCGATGCGGCGGGCCGCGCCGCCTTGGGCGATGTGGGCCTCGATGCGAGCGTGCTGGAGCTCGATGCGGCGGCACCGGCCTGGGCCAGCCTGCCGGAATCGGATCCGGATACGCGCGCGCTCGGCCTCACCTCCCGCCATCTCGCCTACGTGATCTACACCTCGGGATCCACCGGTACGCCCAAGGGCGTCATGGTCGAGCATGCTCAGATCGTTCGTTTGTTCGAGGCGACGCAGGAATGGTATGGGTTCACTGAACAGGACGTATGGTGCCTGTTCCATTCCTTCTCGTTCGACTTCTCGGTGTGGGAGTTGTGGGGCGCACTGCGTTATGGCGGTCGTTTGATTCTTGTGCCGAGCGACACCGCTCGCTCTGCTCCTGACTTCGATGATCTCATCTGCAAGTCCGGCGTTACAGTTCTGAATCAGACCCCTTCGGCTTTTAAAGCTCTTGTGGATCTGGAGCGTCAGCGCGGTGCTCGAAACCGCCTTCGCTACGTTATTTTGGGTGGAGAGGCTCTGGAGCCATCGATTCTGAAGCCGTGGTATGCAAGGCATTCAGATCGTGCACCACAATTGATCAACATGTACGGTATTACGGAAACGACCGTGCATGTCACCTATCGGTCTCTTGATCAGTCTGACACCACCGATTCGGGCAGTCAGATCGGAAGGCGCATTCCCGATCTTCGGATCTATCTGCTGGACGATCATGGGGAGCCGGTGCCGTTCGGGGCGGTGGGCGAGCTCTGCATTGGCGGTGCGGGGGTGGCGCGGGGCTACCTGAACCGCCCTGAGCTGACGGCGGAGCGGTTCATCGCCAGCCCCTTTGTGGACGGCGACCGGCTGTACCGGACCGGCGACCTGGCACGCTACCTGGCGGACGGCAATCTGGAGTTTTTGGGGCGCAACGACGAGCAGGTGAAGATCCGCGGCTTCCGGATCGAGCCGGGCGAGATCGCGGCGCGGCTCCTCGAGCATCCGGCGGTGGGTGATGCGGTGGTGGTGGCGCGCGAGGATGGCCGCGGCGAGCAGCGGCTCGTTGCGTATGTCGTCGCCCCCGAAGCTGAGGAATCTGATCTTGCCGGGGGTTTGCGCGCACACTTGAGTGCGCGGCTGCCGGACTACATGGTGCCGTCTGCGTTCGTGCGGCTGGCGGGGCTGCCGCTGACGGTGAACGGCAAGGTCGATCGGAACGCGCTGCCGGCCCCGGGCGAGGAGGCGTATGCGCATCGCGCCTATGAGCCGCCGCAGGGCGAGATCGAGACCACGCTGGCAACAATCTGGGCCGAGCTTCTCGGTGTGGAGCGCATCGGGCGCCACGACAACTTCTTTGCGCTCGGCGGCCATTCCCTGCTAGCTGTGCAATTGCTCAGTCGCGCACTTGATCTTGGGCTCAAGTTCAGTGCCGCCGACCTCTTCCAAGCCCCCGTTCTAAAGGAACTTGCATCAAAGACTCAATTGGAACCACAGCCCAGCAGTTCGAGAGTGATTTGTGTTCGAGCAACCGGATTGCAGCCGCCACTGTTCTTTGTTCCCACAGGTTTGGGCGACTGCTCCTATGTCCCCAGTTTGGTCCAGGAAATGAACGTAGAATGTCCTGTCTACGCTTTGCCATGGCCCCAATTCAGTGAAGTTCGAGTTCCAGATCTTGAAGAGATAGCCTCGCAAGTAAATTTGGCGATTAGAGAGATTCAGGCACGAGGTCCATATCGATTCGCTGGATATTCATCAGGAGGAGTCTTGGCCTACGCCATTGCGCAGCAGTTACTGGATCTTGATGAAGCTGTTTCATTCATCGCTCTAATCGATGTTGTGCTACCTGCAAAACCGTCAAGCGTATCACCCACCCAAATGTTGCGAGAAGCGTTGTTGGAATCTCTCGAATTAGACGACGAGAAGTTCGAAATGCTTGAACGCTTCGCTGAACAAAGTTCAATTTCTAAGCTCCTTGAAAAGGCCCAGAAAGTTGGGGCGATCCATTTGGATCGTGATCTCGAGAACGACATTCTGACGTATGAAAGGAGCATGCAGTTTCATAGGGCGCTGGACTTGTATGAGGTACCATCCCTACCGATTGAGATACATCAGTTCTATAGCAACGAGCATCTTAGCCGTCGCGCACGATCTCGCAAAAATTCAATAGATCCAGAGGGTGCGCCCCTGCGGGGTTGGGACCGCGTTCTGAGTGCGGAGGCCATTCATGCCGTGCCAATTCCGGGCGACCACGTGACTATGATGAGTGTCCCGGAGAACCGCCGAGTTCTGGCTCGACACCTATCAACGGCCTTAACAGCCGATAGACCCCCTCCCAAGAGTAGTGGCTCATAAAATTTCAAGATCATCGCCCGGTTAACAACTGAGAGGTAAACCGGTTTCAAGTCGGAGAAAGTGGACGACAAGTAGAGCATTCCGCGCGGCAATTAGGGGTTCTTCCGCACATTTGGTGCAGGGTGCAGGATTCACGGACAGTGCAAATAAGGGCATAAGGTCGGAATCGCAGTCGACGCCCGTGATTCGCCTTGCTCCAAGCCTTCCGCTCACTGGTTTCCTCCGAGCTTTCGATTGTCGAGATCCTTCCCCAGACCAACAGGGTGGTGCTCGTAGCTCGGCCGAAGTCAGCGGTCTCGCTCTGTCCCTGTTGCGGCTGCCAGACGTGTCGCGTCCACAGCCATTACGTGCGACGCTTAGCCGATCTGCCCTGGCAGGGTCGGGTTGTCGAAATCCGGCTTCACGCGCGACGGTTTCGATGCGCGAATCTGCAATGCCCGCGTCGGATATTCACCGAGCGACTACCGGCAACGGTGCGGCCGAAAGCAAGACGCACAACCCGCCTCGGCGAGAGCCAACTGGCGATCGGCTTTGCGGTCGGCGGAGAGCCCGGCTCACGCCTGGCGCGCAAACTGGCCATGCCGGTCAGCGGCGACACCTTGCTCCGAATGATTCACTCGGCCCCGTTGCCGGATTTCGTTGCTCCGACCGTCGTCGGAATCGACGATTGGGCTTGGCGTCGTGGCCAGCGATATGGAACGATCATCTGCGATCTGGAGCGCAATTGCGTGCTTGATCTGCTTCCCGATCGTAACGCTGACAGTGTTGCGAGCTGGCTGAAGCGCTGGCCGGGGATCAAGGTCGTCGCCCGCGATCGTGCGGGACTCTATGCTGATGGCGCACGCTGCGGCGCACCCGACGCGGTGCAGGTGGCGGACCGATGGCACCTGTTCAACAGCTTGGGTGAGGCCCTGCGCCACGCGGTCGGCCGCCATCGTCACAACGTAGCCGCCGCCGTGCAAATCATGGCGTCCGCGCAACGAGCGAAGACCAGCGCTTCCGTGCCGCCGCCCGGCCTTGCACAGTTGCGGGCGGATCGAAAGGCTGCGCGACGCGAACGCTGGGATGAAATCTGCCGCCTGCGCGAGCAAGGTTGCCCGACATCCAGGATCGCCCAACTGCTCGGCGTCGACAGGCGCACTGTTCAGCGCTGGCTGGCCGCTGGCGGCGAACCGGAGCATTCGCGTCCTCACAGACCTTCACATCTTCTCGCGCCCTTCGAGGCATGGCTCGAAGCGCGGTGGGCCTCCGGCTGGCACGTGGGCCAGCAGCTCTGGCGGGAGCTTCGGCAACAGGGTTATACTGGAAGTCGTGTGACCGTCGCGCGATGGGCCGCTGACAGGCGTGCACATGCAGACGCGGGAGGAACAGCACAACCACATCTGACCTGGAAAGCTCCCACGCGTCGTCGCTGTGCTTGGTATTTGAGCCAGGATCCGGATCAGATCGACGCTGAAGCCAGGCTGTTCCTCGACCATCTGTTTGCGCAAGCTCCGGAACTCGCCACGGCGGCTGATCTGGCGAAGCGGTTTGTTTCCCTTCTCAGTGGTAGCGACATCGCCGGGCTCGATGAATGGATCGCACAAGCAGGCAACAGCGAGCTCAAGAGCTTCGCCAACGGCATCGCGCGCGACATCTATGCAGTCTGCGCGGCGGCGATCAGGGTGAGACGCCAGCGACAATCAAGGTGAGACTGCGCCGATGGGGACGGACCGAAGGGAGGGCGCAGCCCGACCGGAGGACCGTCCCCATCGGCGTCGCGCGTTTTTGGACCCGTCTGGCGGCCGGGTGCGGCTGGTGCAAGCTGTTGATTCGTCTCGACAAGGCGGGGTTCTCGAAGGCAAGCGCGTATCGAATCGAGGGCGATTGTCGCCCGCCCTCACAGAAGAAGACGCCGAGGGGCCGGCGCCGGGCCGATCCGCTCGGGCCCTATTGGGACGCCGAGATCGTTCCGATCCTGAAGGCTGCGCCCGGCATCCGCGTGATCGGCGTGCTGGACGAGCTGCGCCGACGGCATCACGAGTTGAACCCGAACATCCGCCGCACGCTGGAGCGGCGCATCAACGCCTGGCGGGCGCTCAACGGCCCAGAACAAGACGTGATCTTCCGCCAGCAGCACGAGCCCGGTCGCCTGGGTCTGTCCGACTTCACCGACGTGAGCGCGCTCGGTATTACCATCGCGGGTGAGCCGCTCGATCACCGGCTCTATCACTTCCGGTTGGCGTTCTCCGGCTTCGAGCATGCCCATGTCGTGCTCGGCGGCGAAAGCTTCGTCGCCCTGGCGGAGGGCTTGCAGAACGCGCTGTGGGCGCTTGGCGGCGTGCCGCGGGAGCATCGCAGCGACAGCCTGTCGGCAGCGTTCCGCAATCTGGCCGCCGACGCACGGGAGGATCTGACGCAGCGCTACGCCGGGCTGATGGGCCACTATGGCATGGCGCCAACGCGCAACAATGCGGGCATCGCACATGAGAACGGCTCGATCGAGAGCGCGCACGGCCATCTCAAGCGGGCACTGGAAGATGCGCTGTTGCTGCGAGGGACGCGCGACTTCGCCAGTCTCGATGCCTACCGTGCTTTTGTCGACGAGATTGTCGGCCGGCGCAACGCCAACGTCGCCAAGCCGATCGCGCTCGAGAAGGAGGCCTTGGCGCCGCTGCCAAAAGGCCGCACGACCGACTTTGAGGAGAAAGTGATCCCGGTGACGTCGTCAGGCGGCTTCATCCTGCGGCGCATGTTCTACACCGTGCCTTCAAGATTGATCGGCCATCGCCTGCGCGTGCGCATCTTCGACGACCGGCTCGAATGCTTCGTTGGTGTCACGCCGGTCGTGACGCTGCGGCGCGGTCGGCCTGTGTCCGAGCGCCAGGGCGGTCATGTTGTGGATTACCGGCACGTCATCCATGCCCTGCGGCGCAAGCCAATGGCGCTCCTCAATCTCGTTTATCGCGACCAACTCTTCCCGCGTGCAGCTTACAAACGTCTGTTCGAGACCTTGCGGGAGCATGGTGATGACCGGCGCGCTTGCAAGGTGACGGTCGAGCTTCTGGCGCTGGCTCACGAGCGCGCCTGCGAAGCAGAACTCGCCGAGGTGATCGCGATGGATCTGGACGCCGGACAGTTACCCGATCTTGCCGCGCTGCGCGACCGCTTCCGACCTGAGGCGGCCTCGATCCCGCGAGTCGCCGTCAAGCTGGCGCCGCTCGACGTCTACGATGAACTCGCCTGCGTCAGCGTCATGTCAGGCCGCTCGAACCTGGGAGAGGCTGCATGACTGGTATCGCTACCTCCGTCGATACTGCCCGTGTCGAGCTGCTTCTCAATGAGCTCCGCCTGCCGGGCGTCAAGGCGATCTGGCCGAAGCTCGCTGCACAGTCGGACAAGGAAGGGTGGCCTGCCGCCCGCTTCCTCGCCGCCCTTGCCGAGCACGAGGCGGCCGATCGCACCCGCCGTCGGATCGAGCGACACATGGTGTAAGCGCGTTTGCCCGCCGGCAAGACGCTCGCCACCTTCGACTTCGAAAGTGTGCCGATGCTATCAAAGGCACAGGCGATGGCGCTCGCCGCTGGCGACGCCTGGTTGAAGGCCGGCGCCAATTTGCTCTTGTTCGGTCCACCGGGCGGCGGCAAGACCCATCTCGGCACGGCGATCGGCCTGGCTCTCGTCGAGAACGGTTGGCGCGTTCTCTTCGCGCGCACCACTGATCTGGTGCAACGGCTGCAGGTCGCGCGGCGCGAGCTGGCGCTGGAGTCCGCGATCGCCAAACTCGATCGCTATGACCTCCTGATCCTCGACGACATCACATATGTGAGCAAGGATCAGGCGGAAACCAGTGTGCTGTTCGAGTTGATCGCCGCCCGCTACGAACGACGCTCGCTGCTGATCACGGCCAATCAGCCATTTGGCGAATGGGGGCGTATCTTCCCGGACCAGGCAATGACGTTGGCTGCCATCGATCGTTTGGTCCACCACGCCACGATCCTCGAGATGAACGTCGAAAGTTACCGTCGAAAAGTTGCCCTCGATCGCAAGCGCGGTCCAGGCCGGCCGCCCGTTCATACGACCCCCAACGAACTCGACAAGGCAACGATTGACGCTGGCAATCCTGCGTGATTGTCGCGCAGCGTCAATCAAGGCTTGCCAAACCCGCGGCCAGCGTCAATGATCCGCCCACTCGGCTGCCTTGTCTCATCTTGATTGACGCGCCACTCTCATCCTGATTGATGTGGTGGAACGGCCCGCTCCGACAGCATCATCGTGCTAAAACGTGGTCGTTGTTCGAACGCCACAAGGAGGGACCGTTCCATGAAGCAGGTTAGCACCATCGGGTTGGATTTGGCGAAGCACATTTTTCAAGTTCACGGCGCGGGTGCCGATGGCTCGCCGGTGTTCAACCGGAGACTACGGCGCAGCGAGGTCCTGCATTTCTTCTCGAAGCAGCCGGCCTGCCTTGTCGGAATAGAAGCCTGTGGCAGCGCTCACTATTGGGCACGCGAGATTGCAACTCTCGGCCATGAAGTGCGGCTGATCCCACCAGCTTACGTCAAGCCGTTTGGTGCGCCCCGACGGCGCGCATTACCAGTGGAGGAAGGATCCACCCAGAGAATTGTCGATTGATCTGGTAGCTGACGAGCGGTTTGGACGAGCAATCGGACGGATCGAAGCCTCGTGACAAAGGTCGCTTTTGGCGGCCGAGCAATCCAGCGGGCCGTAACGTGAGTGAAGCCTGAGCACGCCTCGAAAGTTACGATGTGAATGCCGACCCGATCGTATGGCGGGGAAGGCCGCGCTGACAGGGAAGCAATCGACGCATGCACCTGTCCGGTTCACCGGGGTAATGGGCACGGCACGCCGGAAAGGTAGTGCGGGTAATCGGGGGAGACCCGTCTTGGTCGAAGGTCGCGCCTTCAGCATCGAGTAGTCGATGGACCGGACGGGAGTCGGACAGGGTCGTAGTACTGATGAAACCGGGTAATTCCGGCGGAGGAAAGGACCCTGACTTCAGGTGCGCTTTTGAAGATGGCGAGGGAATGGGTCGATTGGCGATGAGCCTACAAACGCCCGATAAGATCAGGAGCCTTCAGAGAAAGCTTTATTGCAAGGCGAAGGCGGAGCCTGCCTTCCGTTTCTATGTGCTGTACGACAAGATCTGCCGCGAGGACATTCTGAGCCATGCCTACAAGCTGGCCCGCGCCAACGCGGGTGCGCCAGGAGTGGACGGAACAACTTTCGAGCAAATCGACGCGTCGGGACTCGAAGCATGGTTGGCCGGCCTGCGCGATGAACTCGTCACGAAGACTTACCGGCCCGATCCGGTGCGGCGGGTGATGATCCCGAAGCCCGGCGGCGGCGAACGTCCACTCGGTATCCCAACAATCCGGGACCGGGTCGTCCAAGCTGCCGCAAAGATCGTGCTGGAACCGATCTTCGAGGCGGATTTTGAGGACGGTGCTTATGGATATCGCCCGCGTCGTAACGCGGTCGATGCAGTCAAGGAAGTGCACC
This sequence is a window from Bradyrhizobium septentrionale. Protein-coding genes within it:
- a CDS encoding ISL3 family transposase; the encoded protein is MLVARPKSAVSLCPCCGCQTCRVHSHYVRRLADLPWQGRVVEIRLHARRFRCANLQCPRRIFTERLPATVRPKARRTTRLGESQLAIGFAVGGEPGSRLARKLAMPVSGDTLLRMIHSAPLPDFVAPTVVGIDDWAWRRGQRYGTIICDLERNCVLDLLPDRNADSVASWLKRWPGIKVVARDRAGLYADGARCGAPDAVQVADRWHLFNSLGEALRHAVGRHRHNVAAAVQIMASAQRAKTSASVPPPGLAQLRADRKAARRERWDEICRLREQGCPTSRIAQLLGVDRRTVQRWLAAGGEPEHSRPHRPSHLLAPFEAWLEARWASGWHVGQQLWRELRQQGYTGSRVTVARWAADRRAHADAGGTAQPHLTWKAPTRRRCAWYLSQDPDQIDAEARLFLDHLFAQAPELATAADLAKRFVSLLSGSDIAGLDEWIAQAGNSELKSFANGIARDIYAVCAAAIRVRRQRQSR